One genomic window of Haemophilus haemolyticus includes the following:
- the brnQ gene encoding branched-chain amino acid transport system II carrier protein produces the protein MFSRKDIIVLGMMIFALFLGAGNIIFPPMEGFTAGQHWAGASFGFVLTGVLMPFITLVIVSILGRGEELTKDLPKWAGTGFLVILYLTIGSTFAMPRITNVAYEMAWLPLGLVEDNASVRFLFSLIFNLIAMGFMIRPNTIISSVGKFMTPALLVLLVAVAVTVFISPLSEIQAPSKAYENGHSLLIGLTSGYQTMDVLAAIAFGGIVARALAAKNVTQPKDIVKYTISAGFVSVILLAGLYFSLFYLGATSATVAEGATNGGQIFSRYVNVLFGSAGTWIMAGIIVLASLTTLVGVTSAAADYFSKFSVRFSYPFWAALFTAMTITVSQYGLTDLLRITIPALLLIYPVAIVLVLLQFLRKKLPSIKFTYNSTLIVTVCFSLCDSLNNVKMLPESINSLLEHFPLSSEGMAWLVPTLVMLVASILIGKALPKATH, from the coding sequence ATGTTTTCACGTAAAGATATTATCGTTTTAGGAATGATGATCTTCGCCTTATTTTTAGGTGCAGGTAATATCATTTTTCCGCCAATGGAAGGCTTCACGGCAGGACAGCATTGGGCAGGCGCATCCTTCGGTTTTGTATTAACCGGCGTTTTAATGCCTTTTATTACACTTGTTATTGTATCTATTTTAGGTCGTGGTGAAGAACTCACGAAAGATTTACCTAAATGGGCGGGTACAGGTTTTCTCGTTATACTTTATCTAACCATTGGCTCCACCTTTGCAATGCCACGTATCACGAATGTTGCTTACGAAATGGCGTGGTTACCTTTAGGATTAGTGGAAGATAATGCGAGTGTTCGCTTCCTGTTTTCGCTCATTTTTAACTTAATCGCGATGGGCTTTATGATTCGCCCAAATACCATTATTTCAAGTGTTGGTAAATTCATGACACCGGCATTGCTTGTGTTATTAGTTGCTGTAGCCGTCACTGTCTTCATTTCACCTTTATCTGAAATTCAAGCACCAAGTAAAGCGTATGAAAATGGTCATTCTTTATTAATCGGCTTAACCAGTGGTTATCAAACCATGGACGTACTCGCAGCTATTGCTTTCGGTGGAATCGTCGCTCGCGCACTTGCAGCAAAAAATGTAACTCAACCCAAAGATATCGTGAAATACACTATCTCAGCTGGATTTGTTTCAGTCATCTTACTGGCGGGTTTATATTTTTCACTTTTCTATCTAGGTGCGACTAGTGCTACAGTTGCAGAAGGTGCAACTAATGGCGGACAAATTTTCTCTCGTTATGTAAATGTCTTATTCGGTTCTGCTGGGACTTGGATTATGGCTGGTATTATTGTATTAGCGAGCTTAACAACCCTTGTTGGTGTAACAAGTGCTGCTGCTGACTATTTTTCAAAATTCTCTGTACGTTTTTCTTATCCGTTTTGGGCCGCACTTTTTACCGCGATGACAATCACTGTTTCACAATATGGTTTAACGGATCTACTTCGCATAACGATTCCGGCTTTGCTATTAATTTATCCGGTAGCTATTGTGCTTGTATTATTGCAATTCTTACGCAAAAAACTCCCATCAATAAAATTTACATACAACAGCACATTAATCGTAACTGTTTGTTTTAGTTTATGTGATAGCTTAAATAACGTTAAAATGTTACCAGAAAGCATTAATTCATTATTGGAACACTTCCCTCTTTCATCTGAAGGAATGGCTTGGTTGGTTCCGACTTTAGTGATGTTAGTTGCAAGCATTTTAATTGGAAAAGCATTGCCTAAAGCAACTCATTAA
- a CDS encoding S6 family peptidase, with amino-acid sequence MHQIRFFRPTLLALSLALAGSNVQASMVRSDVDYQYFRDFAENKGVFSVGATNIPIFNKQGQQVSTMLPHWAMPDLHVASRVSGVATLFNPQYIASVKHNLGYGSVQFGENSNNTDNHHFNYLITERNNHPTLDFHAPRLHKLVTEIAPISLNNIAFDNAKKTGPHNGAFLDKNRYPYFVRVGSGRQYLRSKDGKEKISLTSAYNYLTGGTPLKPNSSMDNWVLFNGDLYDTLGTYGLPGDSGSALLAYDVKTQGWVLVGVLSTYAGYDGSNNIYTIIQPDTINKAFKDDETTVQLNANRITWDNKNNGISILQVGNQNITLPVADLTKKSQDNNQFRPSLENGKTIHFQGGEGSTLILKNNINQGAGALHFNQNMTVQADNNDYTWLGAGIVVNGDKTVHWRVKNPENDRLSKLGTGTLYIDGQGKNLGDISVGDGTVILDQRMLNGQRQAFNQVGITSGRATVVLANNKQVNPDNIYFGFRGGRLDINGNNLTFHRIQNADDGAKIVNNNRTQSADIYIIGRDVLSEQNIEWVKWGQEPTSSLAIYEYKNNYRNNRLDYFRLKEGKNPRAYFPWDMETTNDWEFLGNTKSAAVQKALAKANAQKYLDTFSGFFGEDNSSRYNGKLSISYRPQNANSTWVLTGGANLNGNIYVENGKLLLSGVPVPHAYDHLNNKEVIEEDNWINRKFKANEFDVAGTAMLESSRNVSSLEGNFNARHQAKIQLGFVQGKSDECIRASYSGKTQCSENAIISQTAFNRLPVTTVYGNVSLEHQSQFILGKAHLIGRINSVGAATQVNLQPFSEWTLNNNSVVGNLSLSPNSQITLNSQYDEIKPNHKGWFKVNQLVIHGELKGNGHFRFLTDVAEHRGDNIVVNGLAFGDHLLSVKNTGLEPKDVNPLSLVKLNHANQKSQNVRFALENGFVDLGAYRYILANFNNDYRLYNPLRDSELHFRSSSDLVANSQRDFNAVHQALISKEKELDRLQRKYSEAIARNKIEQNQAERVLADVRNISNSYNNLISEYNRTARIRFIKRRSLYNQFTALRSKLERQRNEYNNLNNQSQNSLKKVQQLLNLVNQTQSELRSLESSQDSLLTEVNRLQAGLSSSIARTHQICESQGLSSDICRKVAKVADESNITAFEAEIDFGIERIELAQQALVNAQTSGNQSAVNSAQVSLSEAVLALLNNLEKAYQTEQEIQQFLSSQSSTVALPVQAQLISRYSNTALSELSANVNSALQIGRNLDRHLLSQDKSNVWVNTEASRRTYRSDYNRPYKQNLTLTQIGVAQRLNSNMQIGALLSHSRVNNEFDENVSGTNRLTGINGFVKGEWNNGVFASFDLGYGRSRNNVKFDEENKTFHRNILSAGGNIGASLDLGVNVTPSVGMRYYRLSSTNYQLDGANINSKILRLTTYRAGVMLDKTFDINGVKFTPSFSSNYYDATQRKLAIDGVLSVNDVALKQQFGRYFTHELGFSAQMKQWNISTNIGMLKGSDVAPQKFASLKVGFTW; translated from the coding sequence ATGCATCAAATTCGTTTTTTTCGTCCAACTCTATTAGCGTTAAGCCTTGCTTTAGCTGGTTCAAATGTTCAAGCGTCCATGGTTCGCAGTGATGTGGATTATCAATACTTCCGTGATTTTGCCGAAAATAAAGGCGTATTTTCAGTGGGGGCGACGAATATTCCAATTTTTAATAAACAGGGTCAGCAGGTTTCAACTATGTTACCCCATTGGGCTATGCCTGACTTACACGTGGCTAGTCGGGTAAGCGGCGTTGCGACCTTATTTAATCCTCAATACATTGCCAGCGTAAAGCATAACTTAGGTTATGGTTCAGTGCAATTTGGTGAAAATAGCAACAATACAGATAATCATCACTTTAATTATCTTATTACAGAACGTAATAATCACCCTACCCTTGATTTTCATGCACCACGTTTACATAAATTGGTAACTGAGATTGCGCCAATTTCGTTAAATAATATTGCTTTTGATAATGCTAAAAAAACAGGACCGCATAATGGTGCTTTTTTAGATAAAAATCGTTACCCGTACTTTGTGCGTGTAGGATCTGGGCGTCAATATTTACGTAGTAAAGATGGTAAGGAAAAAATATCTTTAACATCCGCATATAATTATCTTACTGGTGGTACGCCTCTTAAACCGAATAGTTCAATGGACAATTGGGTGCTATTTAATGGTGATCTTTATGATACGTTAGGAACCTATGGCTTGCCAGGCGATAGTGGTTCTGCGCTTTTAGCCTATGATGTGAAAACGCAAGGTTGGGTATTGGTCGGAGTATTATCAACTTATGCAGGTTATGATGGTTCAAATAATATTTATACAATTATTCAACCTGATACTATCAACAAAGCATTTAAGGATGATGAAACAACCGTCCAGCTAAATGCAAACAGAATAACTTGGGATAATAAGAATAATGGAATAAGTATTTTACAAGTTGGTAATCAGAATATTACCTTGCCAGTTGCTGACTTGACTAAGAAATCTCAGGATAATAACCAATTTCGCCCTTCATTAGAAAATGGTAAGACAATTCATTTCCAAGGCGGAGAAGGTTCAACATTGATATTGAAAAACAATATTAATCAGGGGGCAGGAGCGTTACATTTTAATCAGAATATGACCGTTCAGGCTGATAACAATGATTATACTTGGCTTGGGGCAGGTATTGTGGTGAATGGTGATAAAACTGTTCATTGGCGAGTAAAAAATCCAGAAAATGATCGTTTATCAAAATTGGGAACTGGTACGCTATATATTGATGGTCAAGGTAAAAATCTAGGCGATATTAGTGTAGGTGATGGTACAGTTATTCTTGATCAAAGAATGCTTAATGGACAGCGACAGGCCTTTAATCAAGTTGGAATTACCAGTGGCCGGGCAACTGTTGTACTGGCAAATAACAAACAGGTTAATCCAGATAACATTTATTTTGGTTTTCGTGGGGGACGTTTAGATATAAATGGAAATAATCTAACTTTCCATCGAATTCAAAACGCAGATGATGGTGCAAAGATTGTTAATAATAACCGCACTCAATCTGCCGACATTTACATTATTGGTCGAGATGTTCTTAGTGAACAAAATATTGAATGGGTAAAATGGGGACAAGAACCTACATCATCATTAGCTATTTATGAATACAAAAATAATTATAGAAATAACCGGTTAGATTATTTCCGCCTAAAAGAAGGAAAAAATCCACGTGCTTATTTTCCGTGGGATATGGAAACAACAAATGATTGGGAATTCTTAGGTAATACTAAATCTGCAGCCGTCCAAAAAGCATTAGCCAAAGCTAATGCCCAAAAATATTTAGATACATTCAGTGGTTTTTTTGGCGAAGATAATAGTTCGCGTTATAACGGTAAATTATCGATCTCTTATCGTCCTCAAAATGCAAATAGCACTTGGGTCTTAACTGGCGGAGCCAATCTTAACGGTAATATTTATGTAGAAAATGGCAAATTGTTATTATCTGGTGTTCCCGTCCCGCATGCCTATGATCACCTCAATAACAAAGAAGTAATTGAAGAAGATAATTGGATTAATCGTAAATTTAAAGCTAATGAGTTTGATGTGGCTGGAACTGCAATGTTAGAGAGTAGCCGCAATGTAAGTTCATTAGAGGGTAATTTTAACGCTCGTCATCAAGCTAAAATTCAATTAGGTTTTGTTCAAGGGAAATCTGATGAATGTATACGAGCAAGTTATAGTGGAAAAACTCAATGTTCGGAAAATGCAATTATTTCTCAAACTGCATTTAATCGCTTACCTGTCACAACTGTATACGGTAATGTTTCATTGGAACATCAAAGCCAGTTTATCTTAGGTAAGGCTCATTTAATAGGACGGATTAACTCTGTTGGAGCTGCAACACAAGTTAATTTACAGCCATTCAGTGAGTGGACATTAAATAATAATAGTGTAGTGGGTAACTTGTCTCTTTCTCCAAATAGTCAAATTACTTTAAATAGCCAATATGATGAGATTAAACCTAATCATAAAGGTTGGTTCAAAGTTAATCAGTTAGTTATTCATGGTGAATTAAAAGGTAATGGACATTTTCGCTTTTTAACTGATGTTGCTGAACACCGTGGTGATAATATTGTCGTCAATGGTTTAGCATTTGGAGACCATTTACTTTCTGTAAAAAATACAGGTTTAGAACCTAAAGATGTAAATCCATTAAGTTTGGTAAAACTGAATCATGCGAATCAAAAATCGCAAAATGTACGTTTTGCTTTAGAAAATGGGTTTGTTGATTTAGGCGCTTATCGTTACATTTTAGCAAATTTTAATAATGACTATCGCCTGTATAATCCATTACGTGATTCAGAATTACATTTTAGAAGTAGTTCAGATTTAGTAGCGAATAGCCAACGTGATTTTAACGCTGTTCATCAAGCGTTAATCAGTAAAGAAAAAGAATTAGATAGATTACAGCGTAAATATTCCGAAGCGATTGCTCGAAATAAAATAGAACAAAATCAGGCAGAACGCGTATTGGCAGATGTTCGCAATATTAGCAATAGCTATAACAATTTAATTTCTGAATATAATCGTACTGCGCGCATCCGTTTTATTAAACGTCGTTCTCTATATAATCAATTTACAGCATTACGCTCAAAATTGGAGAGACAACGTAATGAATACAACAATTTAAACAATCAGTCACAAAATAGTCTGAAGAAAGTACAACAATTGTTGAATTTAGTAAACCAAACACAATCAGAACTACGCTCGCTTGAGTCTAGTCAAGATAGTTTATTGACGGAAGTAAATCGACTACAAGCTGGGTTATCAAGTAGTATTGCTCGTACTCACCAGATTTGTGAGTCACAAGGGCTTTCTTCTGATATTTGTCGTAAAGTCGCAAAAGTAGCCGATGAAAGTAACATTACTGCATTTGAAGCAGAAATTGATTTTGGTATTGAACGAATTGAATTGGCTCAACAGGCCTTAGTTAATGCTCAAACCTCTGGCAATCAAAGTGCGGTTAATTCTGCGCAAGTTTCCTTGAGTGAGGCGGTATTAGCATTACTGAATAACCTTGAAAAGGCTTATCAAACTGAGCAGGAAATTCAGCAATTTTTAAGTTCTCAATCTTCGACTGTTGCTCTGCCAGTGCAAGCTCAACTGATTAGTCGTTATTCCAATACGGCTTTATCTGAGCTTTCTGCAAATGTGAATTCGGCATTACAAATTGGACGAAACTTAGATCGTCATTTATTAAGCCAAGATAAATCGAATGTTTGGGTGAATACGGAAGCAAGTCGGAGAACTTATCGATCTGACTACAACCGTCCATACAAGCAAAATTTAACTTTGACTCAAATTGGTGTGGCTCAGAGATTAAATTCGAATATGCAAATTGGTGCACTGCTTTCTCATTCTCGTGTGAATAATGAGTTTGATGAAAATGTATCGGGTACAAACCGACTAACTGGCATAAATGGTTTTGTTAAAGGCGAGTGGAATAATGGAGTCTTTGCAAGTTTTGACTTAGGTTATGGGCGTAGCCGCAACAATGTGAAATTTGACGAAGAAAACAAAACGTTCCACCGAAATATTTTGAGTGCAGGCGGAAATATTGGAGCTTCTTTGGACTTGGGAGTTAACGTCACACCTTCAGTGGGAATGCGCTATTACCGTCTATCTAGCACAAACTACCAATTAGACGGCGCAAATATCAACAGTAAAATCTTACGTTTAACCACTTACCGTGCTGGTGTAATGTTAGATAAAACGTTTGATATCAATGGTGTAAAATTCACCCCAAGTTTCTCAAGTAATTACTACGATGCTACTCAAAGAAAACTTGCCATTGACGGTGTATTAAGCGTCAATGATGTCGCATTAAAACAACAATTCGGACGTTATTTTACTCATGAACTTGGTTTTAGTGCTCAGATGAAACAGTGGAATATAAGCACAAATATTGGAATGCTTAAGGGCTCTGATGTGGCACCACAGAAGTTTGCTTCATTAAAGGTCGGTTTTACTTGGTAG
- the gss gene encoding bifunctional glutathionylspermidine amidase/synthase encodes MTERSANIITHDPFGSLLGYAPGGVAIYSSDYNTADDKEFPNDAAFRSYLGREYMGYKWQCVEFARRYLYLNHGLVFADVGMAYEIFSLRFLRQVVNDALLPLQAFANGCKRKPQAGSLLIWQEGGEFKHTGHVAIITEVLPDSVRIAEQNVIHSRLPSGQQWTRELPMIVSEQGYFLQDTFDDTKILGWMIQTNDTEFSEPQPFPKSTALRLHAHYVNNHGQFSGKWLNENEPFDAAYIKAMSGHKVSHSDQYRYFAMSESAQQELIHATNELHLMYLHATDKVLKDDNLLQYFNIPKLLWPRLRLSWQNRRYQTITGRLDFCMSERGLKVYEYNADSASCHAEAGDIMNRWAKQAGGVLGENPSDGLRNALADCWQHSQASKLVHILQDHDDEEDYHAMFMQQALVQAGFQAKIIHGTEGLHWDNRGRLIDDENNQVQTVWKTWAWETMLEQLREDATGMEVAPPIRTGYPEDKVRLIDVLLRPEVLVYEPLWTAIPSNKAILPVLWSLFPNHRYLLEASFHLTPNLIQNGYAQKPIAGRRGDNVKLIGENNSMLDTTDGQFGQQDSIYQQLWCLPQVEDQYLQICTFTVGGHYGGTCLRSDSSRVIMGNSDMQPLRVLKDKAFFEQ; translated from the coding sequence ATGACAGAACGTTCAGCCAATATTATTACCCACGATCCTTTTGGTAGCTTACTTGGATATGCACCTGGTGGCGTAGCAATTTATTCCTCAGATTACAATACTGCAGATGATAAGGAATTCCCAAATGATGCCGCATTTCGGAGTTATCTAGGGCGAGAATATATGGGCTATAAATGGCAGTGTGTGGAATTTGCACGTCGTTATTTATATCTCAATCATGGCCTTGTGTTTGCCGATGTCGGTATGGCATATGAGATCTTTTCTTTACGTTTTTTACGCCAAGTGGTGAACGATGCCTTGTTGCCCTTGCAGGCATTTGCTAATGGTTGCAAACGTAAACCTCAAGCTGGCTCCTTATTAATTTGGCAAGAAGGGGGCGAATTTAAACACACGGGGCATGTGGCAATTATCACCGAGGTATTGCCTGATAGCGTTCGAATCGCCGAGCAAAATGTGATTCATTCCCGCTTGCCAAGCGGTCAGCAATGGACACGTGAATTGCCGATGATTGTTTCAGAACAAGGATATTTTTTACAGGATACTTTTGATGATACTAAAATTCTTGGCTGGATGATTCAAACAAATGATACTGAATTTTCAGAACCTCAACCTTTTCCAAAATCAACCGCACTTCGGTTACACGCTCATTATGTTAACAATCACGGACAATTTAGTGGGAAATGGTTAAATGAAAATGAGCCATTTGATGCAGCATATATTAAGGCAATGAGCGGACATAAAGTGAGCCATTCTGATCAATATCGCTATTTTGCTATGTCTGAAAGTGCTCAACAAGAATTGATTCACGCCACTAATGAACTGCATTTAATGTATTTGCATGCGACAGACAAGGTACTTAAAGATGATAATCTGTTGCAGTATTTTAATATTCCGAAGCTCCTTTGGCCACGCTTAAGACTTTCTTGGCAAAATCGCCGTTATCAGACGATTACTGGTCGTTTAGATTTTTGTATGAGTGAACGAGGTTTGAAAGTTTATGAATATAATGCAGACTCAGCTTCTTGTCATGCTGAGGCAGGCGATATTATGAATCGCTGGGCAAAACAAGCTGGTGGCGTATTGGGGGAAAATCCGTCCGATGGTTTGCGTAATGCGTTAGCTGATTGTTGGCAACATAGTCAAGCCTCAAAATTAGTTCATATTCTGCAAGATCATGATGATGAAGAAGATTATCATGCCATGTTTATGCAACAAGCATTGGTACAAGCAGGGTTCCAAGCCAAAATTATTCACGGCACAGAAGGCTTACATTGGGATAATCGTGGTCGCCTGATTGATGATGAAAATAACCAAGTTCAAACCGTTTGGAAAACATGGGCGTGGGAAACCATGCTGGAACAACTTCGTGAAGATGCAACAGGAATGGAAGTCGCTCCGCCTATTCGCACAGGTTATCCTGAAGATAAAGTGCGGTTAATTGACGTACTACTTCGCCCAGAAGTGTTGGTTTATGAACCACTTTGGACAGCAATTCCAAGCAATAAGGCGATTTTGCCTGTGCTTTGGTCTTTATTCCCTAATCATCGTTATTTGTTAGAGGCAAGTTTTCATCTCACACCAAACTTAATCCAAAACGGCTATGCTCAAAAACCAATTGCAGGTCGCCGAGGTGATAATGTTAAATTGATTGGTGAAAATAATTCCATGCTAGACACAACCGATGGACAGTTTGGTCAGCAAGATAGTATTTATCAACAGCTTTGGTGCTTACCACAAGTGGAAGATCAATATTTGCAAATCTGTACTTTTACCGTGGGAGGGCATTATGGTGGCACTTGCCTACGTTCTGATTCGAGTCGTGTCATTATGGGAAACAGTGATATGCAGCCTTTGAGAGTATTGAAGGATAAAGCATTCTTTGAACAATAA
- the yedE gene encoding YedE family putative selenium transporter, translated as MKGSKWPVVAGAALGIIAPLLTYSGNPGNMGFCAACFLRDTAGSIGLHQAAPLQYIRPELIGLIFGALVSALFAKEFRARGGSSPFIRLILGAFAMIGALTFLGCPWRAYLRLGGGDLSAIAGIVGLFVGVLGGIFFSNRGFSLGKSKEQAPVTGWISVIIAGLLLIGVITQFSLGEGLPLYFSQKGPGAQHAFWALSLAGGLIIGVLMQKSRFCSIGAFRNFILFRDSSLLNGVIALVVFAAITNASLGQFHLGFEQQPGAHNQYLWNFLGMALCGLCFALGGGCPGKHLVHLGEGDNDSAIFVLGMLLGAAAAHRLSLAASGSGIGEFTPYALVLGFIFCAYIGFTKKSA; from the coding sequence ATGAAAGGATCAAAATGGCCTGTGGTTGCAGGTGCTGCACTTGGTATCATCGCTCCACTACTTACTTATAGCGGAAATCCCGGCAACATGGGATTCTGCGCAGCCTGTTTCTTACGCGATACAGCTGGCTCCATTGGCTTACATCAAGCCGCTCCACTTCAATATATTCGCCCCGAACTCATCGGATTAATATTCGGTGCGTTAGTGAGTGCGTTATTTGCAAAAGAATTCCGTGCTCGAGGTGGCTCATCGCCATTCATTCGCTTAATTTTAGGCGCATTTGCCATGATTGGAGCCCTAACATTCTTAGGTTGTCCATGGCGTGCATATTTGCGTTTAGGCGGCGGCGATTTATCTGCGATTGCCGGTATTGTCGGTTTATTTGTCGGCGTACTAGGCGGAATTTTCTTTAGCAATCGAGGATTTTCTCTCGGCAAATCAAAAGAACAAGCTCCTGTTACTGGCTGGATTTCTGTCATTATCGCGGGTTTATTACTTATTGGCGTTATCACACAATTTAGTCTTGGCGAAGGTTTACCGCTTTATTTCTCACAAAAAGGCCCTGGCGCACAACATGCATTTTGGGCATTATCTTTAGCAGGCGGGTTAATCATAGGCGTATTAATGCAAAAATCACGTTTCTGCTCAATTGGTGCATTCCGCAATTTCATTCTATTCCGTGATTCTTCATTATTGAATGGTGTTATCGCTTTAGTGGTATTTGCTGCTATTACCAATGCTTCACTTGGCCAATTCCATTTAGGGTTTGAACAACAACCTGGTGCACATAATCAATATCTTTGGAACTTCCTCGGCATGGCACTTTGCGGATTATGCTTCGCCCTCGGCGGTGGTTGCCCAGGCAAACATTTAGTTCATCTTGGTGAAGGCGATAATGACTCCGCTATTTTTGTGCTTGGTATGCTTTTAGGTGCAGCTGCTGCACATCGTTTAAGCCTTGCAGCTTCAGGCTCTGGCATTGGTGAATTTACGCCTTACGCTTTAGTGCTTGGATTTATATTCTGCGCCTATATTGGCTTTACCAAAAAATCGGCTTAA